In the Leptotrichia sp. oral taxon 212 genome, one interval contains:
- a CDS encoding lysozyme inhibitor LprI family protein yields MEKLKAFMKEVFCKAILFLIISVSAFSGQYKDALVNRMRDFRSSVFANVSKGNDFEQKEALRKMEKEWDKELNIVYQKIMKIANPVTKNKLRNAQRAWIKFRNSEIENSYYVNNPDGGSMGVLFSLYTAAKLTEERTVYLAEIYDALISN; encoded by the coding sequence ATGGAAAAATTGAAAGCATTTATGAAAGAAGTTTTTTGTAAGGCTATATTATTCCTAATAATTTCGGTATCTGCTTTTTCAGGTCAGTATAAAGATGCACTGGTAAACCGTATGAGAGATTTCCGTAGCAGTGTATTTGCAAATGTAAGTAAAGGCAATGATTTTGAGCAGAAGGAAGCTTTAAGAAAAATGGAAAAAGAATGGGACAAGGAACTGAACATTGTATATCAGAAAATAATGAAAATTGCTAATCCTGTAACAAAGAACAAACTTAGGAATGCACAACGTGCATGGATTAAATTTAGGAATTCTGAAATAGAAAACAGCTATTATGTAAATAATCCTGATGGTGGAAGCATGGGAGTACTATTTTCACTTTATACTGCTGCAAAGCTTACTGAAGAAAGAACTGTTTATCTGGCAGAGATATATGATGCTTTAATAAGTAATTAA
- a CDS encoding SH3 domain-containing protein — MKKILVLIMFIITCISFGKNDDGDNITMEAKGMLRFIWNDHGKYSKSSKFPITGFENNGTAGFAIYLEFTPEDKGKFMNRILTVWPGDTSGKVNGKEMHNRILNIGKAISPDIENKMKKNEWGYVTQPIKLTLKPVKNYESCCAVHYYYAEIIKYEKIPSTTVKITQNMNMMDNYDRISFFGEDDITYIIYSKEGYTNIRKGPSKQYDVIKKIPNDDYVEMIQDFGEWKYIIYFEEESNEAGYGFVHKSQLKKYKY; from the coding sequence ATGAAAAAAATATTAGTGCTGATAATGTTTATCATTACATGTATTTCATTTGGAAAAAATGATGACGGGGATAATATTACTATGGAAGCTAAAGGAATGTTACGTTTTATATGGAACGATCATGGAAAATATAGTAAATCTTCAAAATTTCCTATAACAGGATTCGAGAATAATGGAACAGCAGGTTTTGCAATATATCTGGAATTTACTCCTGAAGACAAAGGGAAATTTATGAATCGTATTCTGACTGTATGGCCTGGAGATACATCTGGAAAAGTTAATGGAAAAGAAATGCATAACAGAATACTTAATATAGGAAAGGCAATATCTCCTGATATTGAAAATAAAATGAAAAAAAATGAATGGGGATATGTTACTCAGCCTATAAAATTAACCTTAAAACCTGTTAAAAATTATGAAAGCTGCTGTGCAGTACATTATTATTATGCAGAAATAATAAAATATGAAAAAATTCCATCAACAACAGTAAAAATAACCCAAAATATGAATATGATGGACAATTATGACAGAATATCATTTTTTGGGGAGGATGATATAACATATATAATATATTCAAAAGAAGGTTATACAAATATAAGAAAAGGTCCTTCCAAACAATATGATGTAATAAAAAAAATTCCAAATGATGATTATGTAGAAATGATACAGGATTTTGGAGAATGGAAATATATCATATATTTTGAAGAAGAATCAAATGAAGCTGGATATGGTTTTGTACATAAAAGTCAATTAAAAAAGTACAAATACTAA
- a CDS encoding SH3 domain-containing protein has protein sequence MKKVLVLIMFIITCVSFGKNSNGDNITTEAKGMLRFAWSRNGKYDKDTVLPITGEDGTGGFAIYLEFTPEDKEKFMNNVLIVWPGNTDGRISGREMYNRILSIGKAISPDIESKMKKNEWGYVTQPVKLTLKPVKIYAGCCAVDYFYAEIVKHEKISSTTVKIPKNMDFGESLNRVIGSEDNRTYNIYSKESYTNIRKGPSKQYGIIKKIKNGYYAIITQDFGEWKYIMYYSDTDEESGHGFVHKSQLRLME, from the coding sequence ATGAAAAAAGTATTAGTGCTGATAATGTTTATAATTACATGTGTTTCATTTGGAAAAAATAGTAATGGAGATAATATTACTACAGAAGCTAAAGGAATGCTGCGTTTTGCATGGAGCAGGAATGGAAAATATGATAAAGATACTGTTCTTCCTATAACAGGAGAAGATGGAACAGGAGGTTTTGCAATATATCTGGAATTTACTCCTGAAGATAAAGAAAAATTTATGAATAATGTCCTGATTGTATGGCCTGGAAATACAGATGGAAGGATAAGTGGAAGGGAAATGTATAACAGAATACTTAGTATAGGAAAGGCAATATCTCCTGATATTGAAAGCAAAATGAAAAAAAATGAATGGGGATATGTTACTCAGCCTGTAAAACTGACTTTAAAACCTGTTAAGATATATGCTGGCTGTTGTGCAGTAGATTATTTTTATGCAGAAATAGTGAAACATGAAAAAATCTCATCAACAACAGTCAAAATACCAAAAAATATGGATTTTGGAGAAAGTTTAAACAGAGTAATAGGGTCAGAAGATAATAGAACATATAATATATATTCAAAAGAAAGTTATACAAACATAAGAAAAGGTCCTTCTAAACAATACGGAATAATAAAGAAAATAAAAAATGGATATTACGCAATAATAACACAAGATTTTGGAGAATGGAAATATATCATGTATTATTCAGATACAGATGAGGAATCTGGACATGGTTTTGTACATAAAAGTCAATTGAGATTAATGGAATAA
- a CDS encoding M13 family metallopeptidase produces MKKLVLVSLLLASLGFAEETANNKKAGELPEKQKETKKEESKVQRINFLDYMERVKVKGDKELVADLSKNVRPQDDFYKFVNENWEKKTELPATKPAWGAFSELAEKNQDFTRNLIKELKKKKASQLNSDEKKILTLYNSYYDVKRRDKTGYAPLKKELDKINNIKNVNDFQNYNIEITKDGKMELYGWGVGTDLNSSQQNAVYLSSAGLGLSREYYQKETEENKKILEEYTKYISDLLGYIGESNTQEKAGKIVEFEKNIAKTLLKNEERNDVKNYNNPRKVSDLAKIVKNIDLARYLREAGVNTENVIISELKYYENMDRLITDANIETIKDYMKFHIVNSSTTLLTDQLGQRSFEFYGKYLNGQKEREILEKRALYFVDGNLGELIGKEYVKKHFSEESKKEAKEMVNYIMKAFRIRIQKLSWMSQETKVKALEKLDKISVKIGYPDKWEDYSTLIINENDSLYAQMESVSKWVYQRDLKKVGKPVDKTEWFMNAHEINAYYSPTQNEIVFPAGILQFPFYDLKNSGPGVNFGGIGVVIGHEITHGFDVAGASFDGDGNVKNWWSARDKEKFDIVTKKLSQEFSKYSVAPNIFVNGEFTLTENIADLGGVNIAFDALKMYLNDHPERNVIIDGYKQNQLFFMSFARIWHQKTTDEYLKNLVKTDSHSPSYFRVNGTLINVDGFHNTFNTKQGDKLYKDSKDRIRIW; encoded by the coding sequence ATGAAAAAGTTAGTATTAGTTTCACTGCTATTGGCCAGTCTTGGATTTGCAGAAGAAACAGCAAATAATAAAAAAGCAGGGGAATTACCTGAAAAACAGAAAGAAACAAAGAAAGAAGAGTCTAAAGTACAGAGAATAAATTTTCTAGACTATATGGAGAGAGTAAAGGTTAAGGGGGACAAAGAACTTGTAGCCGATTTAAGCAAAAATGTAAGACCTCAGGATGATTTTTATAAATTTGTAAACGAAAACTGGGAAAAGAAAACTGAACTTCCTGCAACAAAACCTGCATGGGGAGCTTTTTCAGAACTTGCAGAAAAAAATCAGGATTTTACAAGAAATCTGATTAAGGAACTTAAAAAGAAGAAAGCTTCACAGCTAAACTCAGATGAAAAAAAGATACTTACGCTTTATAACTCATATTATGATGTTAAGAGAAGGGATAAGACAGGATATGCTCCATTGAAAAAGGAACTGGATAAAATAAATAACATAAAAAATGTAAATGATTTCCAGAACTATAATATTGAAATAACAAAAGATGGGAAAATGGAACTGTATGGATGGGGTGTAGGAACGGATCTAAACTCATCCCAGCAGAATGCCGTATATCTATCTTCTGCAGGATTGGGACTTTCTAGGGAATATTATCAGAAGGAAACGGAAGAAAATAAGAAAATTCTTGAAGAATATACAAAATATATTTCTGATCTGTTAGGATATATTGGAGAAAGCAATACACAGGAAAAAGCTGGAAAAATAGTGGAATTTGAAAAAAATATAGCTAAAACACTGCTTAAGAATGAAGAAAGAAATGATGTAAAAAATTATAATAACCCGAGAAAAGTATCAGATTTAGCTAAAATTGTAAAAAATATAGATTTAGCAAGATACCTGAGAGAAGCAGGAGTAAATACTGAAAATGTCATAATCAGTGAATTGAAATATTATGAGAATATGGACAGACTGATAACAGATGCCAATATTGAAACAATAAAGGACTATATGAAATTTCATATTGTAAATTCATCAACAACACTGTTAACTGATCAGCTTGGACAGAGATCATTTGAATTTTATGGAAAATACTTGAATGGCCAAAAGGAAAGGGAAATACTGGAAAAAAGAGCATTATATTTTGTTGACGGGAATTTAGGAGAATTAATTGGGAAGGAATATGTAAAAAAACATTTTTCCGAAGAGTCAAAAAAAGAAGCAAAAGAAATGGTTAACTATATAATGAAAGCTTTCCGTATTAGAATACAGAAACTATCCTGGATGAGTCAAGAAACGAAAGTAAAGGCACTCGAAAAACTTGATAAAATATCAGTGAAGATAGGTTATCCTGATAAGTGGGAAGATTACAGCACGCTTATTATAAATGAAAATGATTCCCTGTATGCTCAGATGGAAAGTGTAAGTAAATGGGTATATCAGAGAGATCTGAAAAAAGTTGGAAAACCTGTAGACAAGACAGAATGGTTTATGAATGCGCATGAAATAAATGCATATTATTCTCCGACTCAGAATGAAATAGTCTTTCCTGCGGGAATACTGCAGTTTCCTTTCTATGATTTGAAAAATTCGGGACCTGGAGTAAATTTTGGAGGAATAGGTGTTGTCATTGGACATGAAATTACACATGGATTTGATGTAGCAGGAGCAAGTTTTGACGGAGATGGAAATGTTAAGAACTGGTGGAGTGCCAGAGACAAGGAAAAATTTGATATAGTGACAAAAAAACTGTCACAGGAATTTTCTAAGTATTCGGTTGCCCCTAACATATTTGTCAATGGAGAATTTACATTAACTGAAAATATAGCTGATCTGGGTGGTGTAAATATAGCATTTGATGCATTAAAAATGTATCTGAATGATCATCCTGAAAGAAATGTCATAATAGACGGATATAAACAGAATCAGCTGTTCTTTATGAGTTTTGCAAGAATATGGCATCAGAAGACAACGGACGAGTATTTGAAAAATCTTGTCAAGACAGATTCACATTCGCCAAGTTATTTCAGGGTAAATGGAACACTGATAAATGTAGATGGATTCCATAATACGTTTAATACTAAACAGGGAGATAAACTTTACAAGGATTCAAAAGATAGAATAAGAATATGGTAG